Proteins encoded together in one Piliocolobus tephrosceles isolate RC106 chromosome 15, ASM277652v3, whole genome shotgun sequence window:
- the LOC113224918 gene encoding uncharacterized protein LOC113224918, producing MACTEANLTGVSELPVGWTQEYILWSMERSLQQIFRYLESIRLRLMEQDLPESQDVISSSTTSVLVTQKTVLCCCDYKKAKHSTDHSSSFSSSCNDSSLSHLPVLSEGTTWEFRSHSLPISNKKQSSVFRNQGKTLPPFRLSEPQKPKLFQNLAELSPLKSQNSFISSISEPLNICKQKRKKNDERMSKSHLTSDHEPNSLSKKRPRLPRWATFKLSPSVRRELEGHMSRKVFALRQQTVPLPLRKSWAMLNYITEVQGGVAKSEKPQTQFSMPIHQNTEQNINNKSSDLPSFQLHVNAGVGSRSNSTETKLSQSLISDKQFQPGDGPQILGSKPLVTSIGTLPPRSLEVNVIQEETPLLKNDRKHVLELSIEKRVIDFPEKRIQQHKTQVTNVELTPRLSYQVKDSIKGHSCQVSDFQGYFQDHFFKVKNL from the exons ATGGCTTGCACTGAAGCTAACCTGACAGG TGTTTCAGAACTCCCTGTGGGCTGGACCCAGGAATATATACTCTGGTCGATGGAGCGGAGTCTTCAACAGATCTTCCGATACCTAGAAAGCATAAG aTTAAGGCTTATGGAACAGGATTTGCCTGAATCACAGGATGTGATTTCTTCCTCTACCACCTCTGTTCTTGTGACTCAGAAGACTGTTCTATGCTGTTGTGactataagaaagcaaaacattcTACTGACCACAGCAGCTCCTTTAGTTCATCATGCAATGACTCCAGTCTGTCTCATCTTCCTGTCCTTTCTGAAGGAACAACTTGGGAATTCCGGAGCCATAGTTTACCTATTTCCAACAAAAAGCAATCATCTGTGTTCAGGAACcaaggcaaaaccctgcctcCTTTTCGTCTCTCAGAGCCCCAGAAACCAAAACTTTTTCAGAATTTGGCAGAACTTTCACCCTTAAAATCTCAGAACTCTTTTATCAGCTCTATTTCTGAACCCCTAAATATCtgcaaacaaaaaaggaaaaaaaatgatgagagaATGAGCAAGAGCCATTTGACATCAGATCATGAGCCAAATTCTCTTTCCAAGAAGAGACCACGACTTCCAAGGTGGGCTACATTCAAGCTCTCTCCTTCAGTTAGAAGGGAGCTAGAAGGACATATGTCTCGGAAGGTTTTTGCTTTGCGGCAACAAACAGTACCTTTACCTTTGAGGAAATCATGGGCAATGCTGAATTATATAACtgaagtacaaggaggagttgcTAAATCAGAAAAACCCCAAACTCAGTTCTCTATGCCCATTCATCAAAACACTGAGCAAAATATCAACAACAAATCCTCAGACCTTCCATCATTTCAGCTCCATGTGAATGCTGGAGTGGGATCTAGATCAAATAGCACAGAAACAAAACTTTCACAGTCACTTATCTCAGATAAGCAGTTCCAACCTGGGGATGGCCCCCAAATCCTTGGATCCAAGCCTTTAGTTACATCAATAGGCACTCTACCTCCAAGAAGTTTAGAAGTTAATGTAATTCAAGAGGAAACTCCTTTACTGAAGAATGATCGAAAACACGTGCTAGAGCTTAGTATAGAGAAGAGGGTCATAGATTTTCCAGAAAAAAGGATACAGCAGCACAAGACACAAGTGACTAATGTGGAGCTGACCCCAAGGCTATCATATCAAGTCAAAGACAGCATAAAG GGTCACAGTTGCCAGGTGTCAGATTTTCAAGGGTATTTCCAGGACCACTTCTTCAAGGTGAAAAACCTGTAG